The Chryseobacterium sp. 52 genome includes a region encoding these proteins:
- a CDS encoding nucleoside phosphorylase yields the protein MLNKLAASELVLNDDGSVYHLNLLPEDIADKIILVGDPDRVAKVSKYFDKVEIKKNKREFYTHTGTLRGERITVMSTGIGTENIDIVMNELDALVNIDLKNKEFKTEHKALELFRMGTCGSVNPDVQVDNMLVTQNVVGLDGLMHFYQDYSFENEFSQNFMEKFPYEKIKPMLYFSEWAEEMGEYYKDAKYHGNTATFPGFYAPQGRQLRLKALDDKFLETLNDLGVTNFEMETSAIYALSKLLGHKAITVNNVIANRRRGEFSADHHASEKNLIDWVLERIIK from the coding sequence ATGCTAAATAAACTTGCTGCCTCAGAGCTGGTACTGAATGATGACGGAAGTGTATACCACTTAAATCTTTTGCCGGAAGATATTGCTGATAAGATTATTCTTGTGGGAGATCCGGACAGAGTAGCAAAGGTTTCAAAATATTTTGACAAAGTAGAGATCAAAAAAAACAAAAGAGAATTCTACACTCATACCGGAACACTGCGTGGAGAAAGAATCACTGTAATGTCAACGGGTATCGGGACAGAAAACATCGATATCGTGATGAATGAGCTTGATGCTTTGGTCAATATCGATCTTAAAAATAAAGAGTTTAAGACGGAGCATAAAGCTCTTGAACTTTTCCGTATGGGAACTTGTGGAAGTGTAAATCCTGATGTTCAGGTTGACAATATGCTGGTTACTCAGAATGTGGTAGGTTTAGACGGATTGATGCATTTCTATCAGGATTATAGTTTTGAGAACGAATTTTCTCAAAACTTTATGGAAAAATTCCCGTATGAGAAGATCAAGCCGATGCTTTATTTCTCAGAATGGGCAGAAGAAATGGGAGAATATTACAAAGACGCCAAATACCACGGTAACACTGCTACTTTTCCGGGATTCTATGCTCCACAGGGAAGACAGCTTCGTTTAAAGGCACTTGATGACAAGTTTTTAGAAACATTGAATGATCTTGGCGTAACCAACTTTGAAATGGAAACCTCAGCAATTTATGCTCTTTCAAAATTATTAGGCCACAAAGCGATTACCGTGAATAACGTTATTGCGAACAGAAGACGTGGAGAATTCTCGGCAGATCACCATGCTTCTGAGAAAAACCTTATTGATTGGGTATTGGAAAGAATTATTAAATAA
- a CDS encoding cytochrome-c peroxidase: MRLYPLLAVIVLIGFAVMSFNPVDKGRENENTFVNKGLSDFKNRLDQLKSDVYKFSEDQITIEELRKSLSSTRNSFKEIEFYIAYHYPEFTKTHLNAAPLFHIEAAGTSAYTLPPEGLQVLDELIFSDEAGDEKEKIKTITDFLYNSYSSFYLSTVKNGLSKGNNKTLPLRIELIRIYTLGVTGFDTPGSLNISQEASYAFTGIKKYINDDVYFKNYNVQKANQILTEGISYLSAHTDFETFDRIEFYKKYIQPLYEEFGKWDGRADDLKEFSGWNVKSKNLFSSDFLDPYFYTLLQDSEDNADLRSLGKSIFYDQNLSQNGKMSCAACHLQENAFTDLAVKSQSNVEGKTVLRNSPSLYNAVFAKRFFYDLRAFYLEQQAEHVIYNNDEFNTSYEDIIRKLKTKPEYKKAFHTAFKDGKISKENFSKALSSYVASLYSFDSDFDRFMRNEKDVSDDVKKGYNLFMGKANCATCHFAPHFSGLVPPFFNENESEVLGVTVKPINQLPIELDSDPGRGNSPVKKEKSWIYDYSFKTVTVRNIALTKPYFHNGAFNTLEEVMDFYNEGGGEGLGLKMKNQTLPPDKLDLTKTEIKQVIAFLNSLTDISKAK, translated from the coding sequence ATGAGATTGTATCCGCTGCTCGCTGTGATTGTATTGATAGGTTTTGCTGTCATGTCTTTTAACCCGGTTGATAAAGGAAGGGAAAATGAAAATACCTTTGTCAATAAAGGTCTGTCCGATTTTAAAAACAGGCTTGATCAGCTGAAATCAGATGTCTATAAATTCTCAGAAGATCAGATTACGATTGAAGAACTTCGAAAATCTTTAAGCAGCACCAGAAATTCATTTAAAGAAATAGAATTCTATATCGCTTACCATTATCCGGAATTCACAAAAACACATCTTAATGCCGCACCGTTATTTCATATAGAAGCCGCTGGTACTTCTGCCTACACACTGCCACCGGAAGGACTTCAGGTTCTGGATGAATTGATATTTTCCGATGAAGCAGGCGACGAAAAAGAAAAAATTAAAACGATTACAGACTTTCTGTACAATTCATATTCAAGTTTTTATCTGAGTACAGTGAAAAATGGCTTAAGCAAGGGAAATAATAAGACTTTGCCGTTAAGAATAGAACTGATAAGAATTTATACTCTTGGAGTTACAGGTTTTGATACCCCGGGTTCTCTGAATATTTCCCAGGAAGCCAGCTATGCTTTTACAGGAATTAAAAAATACATCAATGATGATGTCTATTTTAAAAACTATAATGTTCAGAAGGCCAATCAGATCCTTACTGAAGGAATCAGCTATCTTTCAGCCCATACGGATTTTGAAACTTTTGACAGGATTGAATTCTATAAAAAATATATTCAGCCGCTGTACGAAGAGTTCGGGAAATGGGACGGAAGAGCAGATGATCTTAAAGAATTTTCAGGTTGGAATGTAAAAAGTAAGAACCTTTTCAGCAGTGATTTTTTGGATCCCTATTTTTATACACTTTTGCAGGATTCTGAAGATAATGCAGATCTCCGCAGTCTTGGGAAATCTATTTTCTATGATCAGAATTTAAGTCAAAACGGCAAAATGAGCTGTGCAGCTTGCCATCTTCAGGAAAATGCTTTTACGGATCTTGCTGTGAAGTCTCAGAGTAATGTTGAAGGGAAAACCGTTCTGAGAAATTCTCCGTCTCTGTACAATGCTGTTTTTGCAAAAAGGTTTTTCTATGATCTTCGTGCATTTTATCTTGAACAGCAGGCAGAACACGTGATCTATAATAATGATGAATTTAATACCAGCTATGAAGATATCATCAGGAAATTAAAGACAAAACCTGAATATAAGAAAGCTTTCCATACAGCTTTTAAAGATGGTAAAATAAGCAAAGAAAATTTTTCCAAAGCCTTAAGTTCTTATGTTGCTTCTCTGTATTCTTTCGACAGTGATTTTGATCGATTTATGAGAAATGAAAAAGACGTTTCTGATGATGTTAAAAAAGGGTATAATCTGTTTATGGGGAAAGCCAATTGTGCTACCTGCCACTTTGCGCCACACTTTTCAGGGCTTGTCCCGCCATTTTTTAATGAAAATGAGTCTGAAGTTCTAGGCGTGACGGTAAAACCGATCAATCAGCTTCCTATAGAACTGGATTCTGACCCGGGAAGAGGAAACAGCCCAGTGAAAAAAGAAAAATCGTGGATTTATGATTATTCTTTCAAGACGGTTACGGTAAGAAATATAGCCCTGACGAAACCTTATTTCCATAACGGAGCTTTCAATACGCTGGAAGAGGTGATGGATTTCTATAATGAAGGCGGTGGAGAAGGACTTGGTTTAAAAATGAAAAATCAAACCCTGCCTCCGGATAAGCTGGATCTTACAAAAACCGAAATTAAGCAGGTGATTGCTTTCCTGAATTCATTGACGGATATCAGTAAAGCGAAGTAA
- a CDS encoding DNA-3-methyladenine glycosylase I, with protein sequence MEKIRCGWCEKDDLYRTYHDEEWGRPVYDDQTIFEFLVLESFQAGLSWYTILSKRDNFRKAFDGFDYKKISVYQDEKIEELMNDSGIIRNKLKILATVNNARRFLDVQKEFGSFSDYIWGFIGGTPIDHMPKNLADIPSVTDLSDALSKDLKNRGFKFMGSTVVYAHMQATGMVNDHLENCFIRW encoded by the coding sequence ATGGAAAAAATACGCTGCGGATGGTGTGAGAAAGATGATCTCTACCGTACATATCATGACGAAGAGTGGGGAAGACCTGTTTATGATGACCAGACAATCTTTGAATTTCTTGTTCTTGAAAGCTTTCAGGCAGGGCTGAGCTGGTATACCATCCTTTCCAAAAGAGATAACTTCAGAAAAGCATTTGACGGATTTGATTATAAGAAAATATCCGTTTATCAGGATGAAAAAATTGAAGAGCTTATGAATGATTCCGGGATTATAAGAAATAAGCTTAAAATTCTGGCAACCGTAAACAATGCCCGGAGATTCCTGGACGTGCAGAAAGAATTTGGAAGTTTTTCTGATTATATCTGGGGTTTTATAGGAGGAACCCCGATTGATCATATGCCTAAAAATTTAGCTGATATTCCTTCCGTAACAGACCTCTCAGATGCCTTGTCGAAGGACCTTAAAAACAGAGGTTTCAAGTTTATGGGGTCTACAGTGGTTTATGCTCATATGCAGGCTACCGGAATGGTCAATGATCACCTGGAAAACTGTTTCATCAGATGGTGA